Proteins from a genomic interval of Aquisalimonas asiatica:
- a CDS encoding flotillin family protein: MPAVLTVPFIVLCALFGAILVIASLYKKVPRGIALVRTGMGGRKVIIDGGCLKLPVFHEARSVNLSTVQLTVRRTGEDALITKDSLRVDATVDFYVSVEESDEGVAQAARTLGDRTFDPDKLRELIEGKLVDALRAVAAEQNMMDLHENRQDFVQRVQEIVASDLSKNGLQLEAVSLSGLDPTPTENLDPNNMFNATALKITAERCATETQARAEADANAQIAEAQQTARAEQESIRSRETVERSEIDKERSVAIYQSESNAEARKAETASNQAAETAELEKDEVLRARGIERDRNLKISEQEQRIAVAEKSESESRAQAQAETAREARVVAEEAVRTAQEQAAAERQKAIAVTNAQEAAEVDATQVRVSANAKREATELEAQGRRQAAEQDRAAAEFEAEATRAKKTAEAEGIRAVNEAKNTLSSGLIAHAERLRELEVAPDVLRELVGPFEGVGENMRSVFIHGLGGNANGATSDGSAASGGGQPRSVMEDLFGQLMNYSTVGPALKEIGGQVGIDLAETLRNGSLQRINDAAEDDAADEQVGDDDAELPDGQQRAAKPDSQTSSPA, encoded by the coding sequence ATGCCTGCAGTCCTGACTGTTCCGTTTATCGTCCTCTGTGCCCTGTTCGGGGCCATTCTGGTTATCGCATCGCTGTACAAGAAGGTGCCGCGGGGCATCGCCCTGGTGCGTACCGGCATGGGCGGGCGCAAGGTCATCATCGACGGTGGCTGCCTGAAACTACCGGTGTTTCACGAGGCCCGCAGTGTCAATCTTTCCACCGTGCAGCTCACCGTGCGTCGCACCGGCGAGGATGCGCTCATCACCAAGGACAGCCTGCGTGTGGACGCCACCGTGGACTTCTACGTCTCCGTCGAGGAGAGCGACGAGGGGGTTGCCCAGGCGGCACGGACCCTGGGTGATCGCACCTTCGACCCGGACAAGCTGCGGGAGCTGATCGAGGGCAAGCTGGTGGATGCACTCCGCGCGGTGGCCGCCGAACAGAACATGATGGACCTCCACGAAAACCGCCAGGATTTCGTCCAGCGGGTCCAGGAGATCGTGGCCAGCGACCTGTCCAAGAACGGCTTGCAGCTTGAGGCTGTCTCCCTGTCCGGCCTTGATCCGACGCCCACCGAGAACCTCGACCCCAATAACATGTTCAACGCCACGGCGCTGAAGATCACGGCCGAGCGTTGTGCAACCGAGACCCAGGCGCGGGCCGAGGCGGACGCCAACGCGCAGATCGCCGAGGCCCAGCAGACCGCGCGGGCCGAACAGGAAAGCATCCGCAGTCGCGAGACCGTCGAGCGCTCCGAGATCGACAAGGAGCGCTCCGTGGCGATCTACCAGTCCGAGAGCAATGCGGAAGCGCGCAAGGCCGAGACCGCATCCAACCAGGCCGCCGAGACCGCCGAGCTGGAGAAGGATGAAGTGCTGCGGGCCCGCGGTATCGAGCGCGACCGCAACCTGAAGATCTCGGAGCAGGAGCAGCGCATTGCCGTGGCCGAGAAATCCGAGAGCGAGTCCCGGGCCCAGGCCCAGGCCGAGACCGCCCGCGAGGCGCGCGTCGTTGCGGAAGAGGCCGTGCGCACGGCGCAGGAACAGGCCGCGGCGGAACGCCAGAAGGCTATCGCCGTGACCAATGCCCAGGAGGCTGCCGAGGTGGACGCCACCCAGGTGCGTGTGTCGGCCAACGCCAAGCGCGAGGCCACCGAGCTGGAAGCGCAGGGCCGGCGCCAGGCCGCGGAGCAGGATCGGGCCGCCGCCGAGTTCGAGGCAGAAGCAACCCGGGCCAAGAAGACCGCCGAGGCCGAGGGGATTCGGGCCGTCAACGAGGCGAAGAACACCCTCTCCAGCGGGCTCATCGCGCACGCAGAGCGACTGCGGGAACTGGAAGTCGCGCCGGACGTGCTCCGCGAGCTGGTGGGGCCGTTCGAGGGCGTGGGCGAGAACATGCGGTCCGTGTTCATTCACGGTCTCGGGGGCAACGCCAATGGCGCCACGTCAGATGGCAGCGCGGCGAGTGGCGGTGGCCAGCCCCGTTCCGTAATGGAGGATCTGTTCGGGCAGCTCATGAACTACTCAACCGTGGGGCCGGCCCTCAAGGAGATTGGTGGTCAGGTCGGTATCGATCTCGCCGAGACCCTCAGAAACGGCTCGCTCCAGCGTATTAATGATGCCGCAGAGGATGACGCAGCGGACGAGCAAGTCGGCGATGACGATGCCGAGCTCCCGGATG
- a CDS encoding OB-fold-containig protein, with translation MFDELMAPAVQPFMIAAGIVAAIAVVELLALVFGIGLSSALDSLVPDVDLDAGGSVLSWLGFGQVPFLVVLIIMLATFSVAGLCIQWLAEQTLGAPLWPAVASVAALAVTLPVSARLSGWLGRLMPADESSGIHRDVLVGRDGVISQGVATAERTAEAEVVGPKGLKHWIRVRAEQGEAIQPGDPVRIIARESRVVFVARRRATD, from the coding sequence ATGTTTGACGAACTCATGGCGCCAGCGGTACAGCCGTTCATGATTGCCGCGGGTATCGTCGCCGCTATCGCGGTGGTCGAGCTTCTTGCGCTCGTGTTCGGTATCGGTCTTTCGAGCGCGCTGGACAGCCTCGTGCCGGACGTGGACCTCGACGCCGGTGGCAGTGTGCTGTCCTGGCTCGGCTTCGGCCAGGTACCGTTTCTCGTCGTGTTGATCATCATGCTGGCCACCTTTTCGGTGGCCGGGTTATGCATTCAGTGGCTGGCTGAGCAGACGCTGGGAGCTCCCCTGTGGCCGGCGGTCGCATCCGTCGCGGCGCTTGCGGTGACCTTGCCGGTGTCTGCGCGCCTCTCTGGCTGGTTGGGGCGGCTGATGCCCGCTGATGAGTCGTCCGGCATTCATCGGGATGTCCTGGTCGGTCGGGACGGGGTGATATCCCAGGGTGTGGCGACGGCAGAGCGCACCGCCGAGGCCGAAGTCGTCGGCCCCAAGGGGCTCAAGCACTGGATTCGGGTGCGGGCGGAACAGGGGGAAGCCATCCAGCCCGGCGATCCGGTTCGCATCATTGCAAGGGAAAGCCGCGTCGTCTTCGTGGCACGGCGGCGCGCTACCGACTGA